The Metabacillus litoralis genome contains a region encoding:
- a CDS encoding HAAS signaling domain-containing protein: MKKNNFMGKLEELLSSVPEVDRKEMLYDYEEHFTVGLEDGRTEAEIVNELGDPHSIARDLLSEYKLTRVDHQKQGSNTVNIMLAAIMMGFLNLVFVLGPALGIFGVYIGLVAASFILIISPLAIIGSVIFNGLEDLAIVFFLSLITCGLGILLGIGMLKTGKFLSKTFLKYMNFNKKVIYGGKGVKAA, translated from the coding sequence GTGAAGAAAAATAACTTTATGGGAAAATTAGAGGAGCTTTTATCAAGTGTTCCAGAGGTAGACAGAAAAGAGATGCTTTATGATTATGAAGAGCATTTTACTGTTGGCTTGGAAGATGGGAGAACAGAAGCTGAAATCGTCAATGAATTAGGTGACCCACATTCTATTGCAAGGGATTTGCTTTCAGAATACAAGTTAACAAGGGTGGATCATCAAAAGCAAGGAAGTAACACAGTTAATATCATGTTAGCGGCTATTATGATGGGTTTTTTAAACCTAGTTTTTGTTCTAGGTCCTGCATTAGGGATTTTTGGCGTTTACATTGGATTAGTTGCGGCATCATTTATACTTATTATCTCACCTTTAGCAATAATTGGTTCAGTTATCTTTAACGGCCTTGAAGATCTCGCAATTGTTTTCTTTCTATCTTTGATTACATGTGGATTAGGTATTTTACTAGGAATCGGGATGTTAAAAACGGGGAAATTCCTATCCAAAACATTTCTTAAGTATATGAACTTTAATAAAAAAGTAATTTACGGGGGGAAAGGGGTAAAAGCGGCATGA
- a CDS encoding PadR family transcriptional regulator: MNVQFKKGALELCVLILICRKDQYGYELAQNISSKIQVAEGTLYPLLRRLTKEEYVTTYLAESSEGPPRKYYSLTDKGKGYMNILIEEWTQFSNAVNEFILEGTESEEK; encoded by the coding sequence ATGAATGTCCAATTTAAAAAGGGAGCATTGGAGCTATGTGTATTAATTCTAATTTGTAGAAAGGATCAATACGGTTATGAATTGGCTCAAAATATATCGAGTAAAATTCAAGTGGCAGAAGGAACACTATACCCACTATTAAGAAGATTAACAAAAGAAGAATATGTGACAACTTATCTAGCTGAATCATCAGAGGGACCTCCAAGAAAATACTATTCACTAACTGATAAAGGTAAGGGGTATATGAATATTCTTATTGAAGAATGGACTCAATTTTCAAATGCTGTGAATGAATTTATTTTGGAGGGTACCGAAAGTGAAGAAAAATAA
- a CDS encoding TetR/AcrR family transcriptional regulator, producing MSPRKSVDKELSREMILDVARILFVKDGYEHVSMRKIAKELGYSHGALYYHFKNKAELFYALVADGFLLLNQRLEEVMEKELSKEDKLKEVFLAYIHFGMTNPSHYETMFLTKDQELKSFLQEEPNNSFEKFAQAVHSLVNINITPKDIYSIFLSLHGFVTHFIFKGQKYEDNKALAESHIQLILRSIQS from the coding sequence ATGTCACCTAGAAAATCAGTAGATAAAGAATTATCAAGAGAAATGATCCTAGACGTAGCAAGAATTCTTTTCGTAAAAGATGGATATGAACATGTTTCAATGAGAAAGATTGCAAAAGAGCTTGGGTATAGTCATGGAGCACTTTATTATCATTTTAAAAATAAGGCAGAGTTATTTTATGCACTAGTCGCAGATGGTTTTTTATTGTTAAATCAAAGGTTAGAAGAAGTCATGGAAAAGGAGCTTTCAAAAGAAGATAAACTAAAAGAAGTATTTCTAGCTTATATCCATTTTGGAATGACCAATCCAAGTCATTATGAAACGATGTTTCTTACAAAAGATCAAGAATTAAAAAGCTTTTTACAAGAAGAGCCTAATAACAGCTTTGAAAAATTTGCACAAGCGGTTCATTCTTTAGTGAACATAAACATTACACCGAAGGATATTTATTCAATCTTTTTATCTCTCCATGGCTTTGTAACTCATTTCATTTTTAAGGGGCAGAAATATGAGGATAATAAAGCTCTTGCAGAATCACATATCCAGTTAATTTTGCGTTCGATACAGTCATAA
- a CDS encoding calcium/sodium antiporter, giving the protein MSYLLLILGIALLIKGADFFVEGASSIARALHVSPLLIGLTIVAFGTSSPEATVSIIAALEENAGVAIGNVVGSNILNITFVVGITALINPLKVENETIRKEIPFTLLASVALLILVSDVTLQSLEANFITRSDGFIFLLFFAVFLYYIFEVARNSREKLKEEASLSKTNAPSWGKNSLFTIGGLVAIIIGGDLVVDHATVIAYSFGMSETLVGLTIVAIGTSLPELITSITAAVKKEGDIALGNIVGSNIFNILFVLGAASVISPLAVDSKIFVDLILMIVLTLILLVFSRTSFRVGRREGTFLVVAYICYMIYIIVRN; this is encoded by the coding sequence ATGTCCTATCTTTTATTAATCTTAGGTATTGCATTACTTATTAAGGGTGCTGACTTTTTCGTCGAGGGTGCATCAAGTATTGCTCGTGCTTTACATGTATCACCATTACTAATTGGGTTAACGATCGTTGCATTTGGAACAAGTTCACCAGAAGCTACCGTCAGTATAATTGCTGCATTAGAGGAAAACGCAGGAGTTGCAATAGGGAATGTAGTAGGAAGTAATATTTTAAATATCACCTTTGTTGTTGGGATAACAGCACTTATAAACCCCTTAAAGGTAGAAAATGAAACAATTAGAAAGGAAATTCCTTTTACATTATTAGCGAGTGTGGCCCTCCTTATTTTAGTAAGTGATGTAACGCTTCAATCCTTAGAAGCTAATTTCATTACAAGAAGTGACGGATTTATATTCTTGTTATTTTTTGCAGTGTTTTTGTATTACATTTTTGAGGTAGCAAGAAATAGTCGGGAGAAGCTGAAAGAAGAAGCTTCATTATCTAAAACAAATGCACCTTCATGGGGGAAAAATAGTCTTTTTACAATTGGTGGCTTAGTCGCTATTATTATCGGAGGAGACTTGGTCGTTGATCATGCTACTGTTATTGCTTATTCATTTGGGATGAGTGAAACATTAGTCGGTTTAACGATTGTGGCGATTGGCACATCTTTGCCTGAGCTAATCACTTCAATCACAGCTGCTGTTAAAAAAGAAGGAGATATTGCACTTGGTAATATTGTGGGAAGTAATATTTTTAACATATTATTTGTCCTTGGTGCAGCCTCTGTTATTTCTCCATTAGCAGTGGATAGCAAAATATTTGTTGATCTTATACTTATGATTGTCCTAACTCTTATTTTACTTGTATTCTCAAGAACCAGCTTCAGAGTAGGCCGTCGTGAAGGGACATTTCTTGTAGTTGCTTATATTTGCTATATGATTTATATCATAGTTAGAAACTAA
- a CDS encoding uracil-DNA glycosylase family protein, translated as MESKLQSFLPVIQSSNLTKPLKKQDLITPSFLIEQDRDNELAMYYSPHNEYINHQAKIVILGITPGWTQMKAAFEQVIDCLPISESSTLEQTLKKAKIAASFSGAMRKNLIDMLDHCGIQNVFHIQSSSYLFSENRDLLHTTSIIKYPVFYQGRNYTGHRPKINHSSLLTFYAYEMFPKELSQIKAPALIIPLGKVVEEILKNLMKDNELNDHIYLFNFPHPSGANGHRIKQFKENKQSFISTVLEWAALFS; from the coding sequence ATGGAATCCAAGCTACAATCCTTCTTACCTGTTATCCAATCATCAAATCTTACTAAGCCACTTAAAAAACAAGATTTAATAACACCTTCATTTTTGATTGAACAAGACCGAGATAACGAGTTGGCCATGTATTATTCACCACATAATGAATACATCAACCATCAAGCTAAGATTGTCATTTTAGGAATTACACCAGGTTGGACTCAAATGAAGGCCGCCTTCGAACAGGTAATTGACTGCTTACCTATTTCAGAGTCTTCCACACTCGAACAAACACTAAAAAAAGCCAAAATAGCTGCAAGCTTTTCAGGAGCAATGAGGAAAAATTTAATCGACATGCTCGATCATTGTGGTATTCAAAATGTTTTTCATATACAAAGCTCTTCTTATTTGTTTAGCGAAAACCGTGACCTTCTCCATACTACATCAATCATAAAATACCCTGTTTTCTATCAAGGGAGAAACTATACTGGACATCGTCCCAAAATTAACCATTCTTCGCTGTTAACTTTTTACGCATATGAAATGTTTCCTAAGGAGCTTTCACAAATAAAAGCACCTGCATTAATTATTCCATTAGGTAAAGTGGTAGAAGAGATTTTAAAAAACCTAATGAAAGATAATGAGCTGAATGATCATATTTATTTATTCAATTTTCCCCATCCATCCGGTGCAAATGGGCATAGAATAAAACAATTCAAAGAAAACAAGCAATCTTTTATATCAACTGTGTTGGAATGGGCAGCTCTTTTTTCTTAA
- the rlmD gene encoding 23S rRNA (uracil(1939)-C(5))-methyltransferase RlmD — MIAEIHHLDDRGSGQAVIWRENELGNPKKLKLTIPQTLPGEKVRVTVDQPERRRRKVLPEEILEAHSDRMAPPCPHFDKCGGCVWQHWQYTAQLKQKTEHVKHAIEEQGFNPELVKETIGMDQPWHYRNKMEFTFAPDGSLGLHEQGNFRKVISLESCLIASKEMVEAAMEVAVWVKDHQLTGYNKDTHEGLLRHLMVRQSFATGEMMLGLFATEGPNDTLHKAVEDLVSRIESKHPQVKSLLWLENTQWADRTQSEKSHTLAGRDFIYDEMDGYRFRLWFDTFFQTNPTQAQKLVDLAIEMGQPKKSESMIDLFCGVGTFSLPFANRVGKLAGIEIVESSIESAKRNASDNGISNTYFLAKDARKGIDQVLETFGSPELLLLDPPRSGAGGKVMRRIGRSKPERIVYVSCNPDTFATDIKELEQFDYELKIVQPVDLFPHTVHVECVALLELK, encoded by the coding sequence ATGATTGCTGAAATACATCATTTAGATGACAGGGGTTCAGGACAAGCCGTTATTTGGCGGGAAAACGAACTTGGTAATCCGAAGAAGTTAAAACTAACCATTCCACAAACACTTCCAGGGGAGAAGGTACGTGTAACAGTTGATCAACCAGAAAGAAGAAGAAGAAAGGTTCTACCTGAGGAGATCCTAGAAGCTCATTCTGATAGAATGGCACCACCATGTCCTCATTTTGATAAATGTGGTGGATGTGTGTGGCAGCATTGGCAATACACAGCCCAATTAAAACAAAAAACTGAGCATGTAAAACATGCAATCGAGGAACAAGGATTTAATCCTGAGCTAGTTAAAGAAACAATTGGCATGGATCAGCCTTGGCACTATCGCAATAAAATGGAGTTTACATTTGCTCCTGATGGATCTCTTGGGTTGCATGAGCAAGGGAATTTCCGTAAAGTAATCTCGCTTGAATCTTGCTTAATTGCAAGTAAAGAAATGGTCGAGGCTGCTATGGAGGTAGCAGTTTGGGTAAAAGATCATCAACTTACTGGATACAATAAAGATACCCACGAAGGATTGCTTCGTCATTTAATGGTTCGACAATCTTTTGCAACGGGAGAAATGATGCTGGGGCTTTTTGCAACAGAAGGACCAAATGATACACTTCATAAGGCTGTGGAAGATTTGGTTTCTAGAATTGAGTCAAAGCATCCACAGGTAAAAAGCTTGTTATGGCTTGAAAATACACAATGGGCAGATCGTACACAGTCTGAAAAAAGTCATACTTTAGCAGGACGAGATTTCATTTATGATGAAATGGATGGCTACCGTTTCCGTCTGTGGTTTGATACATTCTTTCAAACAAATCCAACTCAAGCTCAAAAGCTAGTTGATTTAGCCATCGAAATGGGCCAACCAAAAAAATCAGAAAGCATGATTGATCTTTTCTGTGGTGTTGGGACATTCTCTCTCCCATTTGCAAATAGAGTTGGAAAGCTTGCGGGTATTGAAATTGTAGAAAGTTCTATTGAATCAGCTAAAAGAAATGCAAGTGACAATGGAATATCTAATACGTATTTCTTAGCTAAGGATGCCAGAAAAGGAATTGATCAAGTACTAGAAACGTTTGGCAGCCCTGAGCTTCTCCTTTTAGATCCTCCTCGATCAGGTGCTGGTGGAAAAGTAATGAGAAGAATTGGGCGTTCCAAACCAGAACGAATTGTGTATGTATCTTGTAACCCTGATACATTTGCAACTGATATAAAAGAACTTGAACAATTTGACTATGAGTTGAAAATAGTACAACCTGTTGACCTATTTCCTCATACAGTTCATGTTGAATGTGTAGCATTATTAGAGCTAAAATAA
- a CDS encoding DUF4097 family beta strand repeat-containing protein — translation MKKAVLFAFFLIVVGIAGSVVTAATTDVFSLEMKDILQEEEVNGDEIQHIEVGTSSTNIKMVPSKGDSIKVKLTGKVSEKLKDKYKLVVTEEGDTVNIDVENQDLYFYVGFSFIELNLEIEVPEKEYQSLVVESSSGDIDISQLKVEEFRTEASSGDITIDQISVSTNNKMEASSGTIHVKNSSASVFDLGASSGDIILQNVDGHVEAETSSGSIELNNKQVTGNINALASSGDVIVQFDESPKSLAVDFRGSSGEGVIELEGFSYEDKSENIINGKIGSGEYELKVRTSSGDFQLK, via the coding sequence ATGAAAAAAGCGGTTTTGTTTGCATTTTTCTTAATTGTTGTTGGTATTGCAGGTTCTGTTGTTACAGCAGCTACAACGGACGTGTTTTCACTTGAAATGAAAGATATCCTACAAGAGGAAGAGGTAAATGGGGATGAAATTCAGCATATAGAGGTTGGTACATCTTCAACTAATATAAAAATGGTTCCTTCAAAGGGAGATTCTATAAAAGTAAAATTAACTGGGAAAGTTAGTGAGAAACTGAAAGATAAATATAAGCTGGTTGTTACTGAAGAAGGTGATACAGTAAATATTGATGTAGAAAATCAAGATTTATACTTCTATGTTGGGTTTTCCTTTATCGAACTGAATTTAGAGATTGAAGTACCGGAGAAGGAGTATCAGTCCTTGGTTGTTGAAAGCTCTTCGGGAGATATAGACATCTCTCAGCTTAAAGTAGAAGAGTTTAGAACAGAAGCTAGTTCTGGAGATATTACGATTGATCAAATATCAGTTAGCACAAATAATAAGATGGAAGCTAGTAGTGGAACAATACATGTGAAGAATTCATCAGCGAGTGTTTTTGATTTAGGAGCTAGTAGTGGAGACATTATTCTCCAGAACGTTGATGGTCATGTTGAAGCGGAAACATCTTCAGGTAGTATTGAGCTGAATAACAAACAGGTTACGGGGAATATAAATGCACTGGCATCAAGTGGTGATGTGATTGTCCAGTTTGATGAATCTCCTAAGTCGCTTGCTGTTGACTTTAGAGGAAGCTCAGGAGAAGGCGTCATTGAGCTGGAAGGTTTCAGCTATGAAGACAAATCAGAGAATATCATCAATGGAAAGATTGGTAGTGGAGAGTATGAGCTTAAGGTAAGAACATCATCAGGTGATTTTCAATTAAAATAA
- the asnA gene encoding aspartate--ammonia ligase produces MSKTYASSSYCPLLSLLETEEAISKLKDFFIMNLSQSLNIMKVSAPIVVKAGNGINDNLNGIERVVSFDALDSDCSIEVVQSLAKWKRMAVDRYDFQLGEGLYTDMNAIRRDEALDHTHSLYVDQWDWEKVISEEQRNEQKLREEVQKIYQSIKQTEHYISSLYPQLTPTLPNNIVFITAQELEHLYPQISPKEREDEVARKYGAVFIMGIGGEMLSGEKHDGRSPDYDDWTLNGDIILWNPVLERAFEVSSMGIRVDRDALINQLKASNYEDRKSLDYHKAILNGKLPSTIGGGIGQSRLCMFLLKKVHIGEVQASVWSEKIIKECEDHNIPLL; encoded by the coding sequence ATGAGTAAAACGTATGCTTCATCGAGTTATTGTCCGTTACTTAGTTTATTAGAAACAGAAGAGGCAATAAGTAAGCTTAAGGATTTTTTTATTATGAACCTTTCTCAATCGTTAAATATCATGAAAGTTTCTGCTCCTATCGTGGTTAAAGCGGGGAATGGAATAAATGATAATTTAAATGGAATTGAACGTGTTGTTTCCTTTGATGCCTTAGACTCTGACTGCAGCATTGAGGTTGTGCAATCATTAGCTAAGTGGAAGAGGATGGCTGTCGATCGCTATGATTTTCAGCTAGGTGAAGGTTTATATACGGATATGAATGCAATTAGAAGAGATGAAGCTTTAGATCATACTCATTCTCTATACGTTGATCAGTGGGACTGGGAAAAAGTGATTTCTGAAGAACAAAGGAATGAACAAAAGTTAAGGGAAGAAGTTCAAAAAATTTATCAGTCTATTAAGCAAACAGAACATTATATATCCAGCTTATATCCACAACTTACTCCAACTTTACCTAACAATATTGTGTTCATTACAGCTCAAGAGCTTGAACATCTATATCCTCAAATCTCTCCGAAAGAAAGGGAGGATGAGGTTGCTAGAAAATATGGAGCTGTATTTATTATGGGTATCGGGGGAGAGATGCTGTCAGGAGAAAAGCATGATGGAAGATCACCAGATTATGATGATTGGACCTTAAATGGAGACATTATTCTTTGGAATCCTGTATTAGAAAGAGCGTTTGAAGTATCTTCAATGGGGATTAGGGTTGACCGGGATGCTCTTATAAATCAATTAAAAGCATCTAACTATGAAGATCGCAAATCACTAGACTATCATAAAGCCATCCTGAATGGAAAACTTCCTTCTACAATTGGAGGAGGAATTGGGCAATCAAGATTATGTATGTTCTTATTAAAAAAAGTTCATATTGGTGAGGTGCAAGCTTCCGTTTGGAGTGAGAAAATAATAAAAGAGTGTGAGGATCATAATATTCCATTACTATGA
- a CDS encoding flavodoxin family protein has product MKALYLNTSLKKSDQESNTSALMKESRYWLENKGITTEELRLADYQIAYGMESDMGEGDQWPEVLEKVKEANIVVVGTPIWLGGNSSIATLLMERLYASSMEKNEKGQSIFYNKIGGAVVTGNEDGAKDSAKSLLYGLQHIGFTVPPNVDAYWVGEAGPGPSYIEEGRGNDFTNGKVKTLSYNLVHFAKLLVNHPIPAEGNTL; this is encoded by the coding sequence ATGAAAGCACTGTATTTAAATACATCATTAAAAAAGAGTGATCAGGAATCTAACACAAGTGCACTTATGAAAGAGTCAAGATATTGGTTAGAAAATAAAGGGATTACAACCGAGGAATTAAGATTAGCAGATTATCAGATTGCATACGGTATGGAATCCGATATGGGTGAGGGAGACCAGTGGCCTGAGGTATTAGAAAAAGTCAAAGAAGCAAATATTGTTGTCGTTGGAACGCCTATTTGGTTAGGTGGAAATAGTAGTATCGCCACTTTATTAATGGAAAGATTATATGCTTCAAGTATGGAAAAAAATGAAAAAGGACAGAGCATTTTTTATAATAAAATTGGTGGAGCGGTTGTAACGGGAAATGAGGATGGTGCAAAGGATTCTGCCAAATCACTTCTGTACGGACTTCAGCACATTGGCTTTACCGTTCCGCCAAATGTTGATGCCTATTGGGTTGGAGAGGCTGGTCCAGGCCCTTCATATATAGAAGAAGGAAGAGGCAATGACTTCACGAACGGAAAGGTCAAAACATTATCTTATAACCTTGTTCATTTTGCAAAGCTACTAGTGAATCATCCTATTCCTGCTGAGGGGAATACTTTATAA
- a CDS encoding sensor histidine kinase, with amino-acid sequence MKELKFKINKTLYYILIMIIILVMVTGVMVGNTHLDTLNLGIFLHIILVIILSVCLLLYPKFETHYFRMMIMLTASAYFYGLFFLYPETWSTFVFICLIPAISILYFDPRLFYFSLFLNIVLTSATFAYIVFIDQGEFYPHIKLDIVGNVINFAGIQAFLSLLFFISYFRIKQLKGYYEQVQQSERLKTTGQLAAAVAHEIRNPLTVVKGFLQLYKKEESFDEQVKRNFALMIDELDAAEHVISHFLTIAKPDKEVKLEKIDVKDALQSVADLLNSYGLLNDNKIDLHVEENCTIAINLIEFKQLTINLVKNAIEASSHGSGITVIGEKVKNSVEIRIVDGGLGMSESEIKDLGTPFYSLKTKGTGLGLMICFNIVEKYNGTIEFNSVKGNGTTVIIRFPFVRIK; translated from the coding sequence ATGAAGGAACTTAAATTTAAAATAAATAAAACTTTATACTATATTTTAATCATGATAATTATTCTTGTTATGGTAACAGGTGTGATGGTTGGAAATACTCATCTTGATACTTTAAACTTAGGGATATTTTTACATATAATTCTTGTTATCATACTATCAGTTTGTTTACTACTTTATCCAAAGTTTGAAACACATTATTTCAGAATGATGATCATGCTAACAGCGTCTGCCTATTTCTATGGTCTGTTTTTCTTATATCCGGAAACCTGGTCAACCTTTGTGTTTATCTGTTTAATTCCAGCAATCTCAATTTTGTATTTTGATCCAAGACTTTTTTATTTCTCACTTTTTTTAAATATAGTGCTAACTTCAGCAACATTTGCTTATATCGTTTTTATTGATCAAGGAGAATTTTATCCTCATATAAAACTTGATATAGTAGGAAATGTGATCAATTTTGCCGGTATACAAGCATTTCTCTCTTTACTTTTTTTCATTTCTTATTTCAGAATCAAGCAATTAAAAGGCTATTACGAACAAGTACAGCAGTCCGAAAGATTAAAGACGACAGGTCAACTTGCAGCGGCGGTAGCCCATGAAATTAGAAACCCTTTGACCGTAGTAAAGGGATTTCTACAGTTATATAAAAAAGAGGAATCATTCGATGAACAGGTAAAAAGAAATTTTGCCTTGATGATTGATGAATTGGATGCAGCTGAGCATGTTATTTCTCACTTTTTAACGATTGCTAAACCGGACAAAGAGGTAAAACTAGAGAAGATTGATGTGAAAGATGCTTTACAAAGTGTGGCTGATTTATTAAATTCTTATGGTCTTTTGAATGATAACAAAATTGATTTACATGTAGAAGAGAACTGTACTATCGCTATTAACTTAATAGAATTTAAGCAGTTAACAATCAATTTAGTAAAAAACGCAATAGAAGCTTCTAGCCACGGTTCTGGGATTACTGTCATAGGGGAAAAGGTGAAGAATTCAGTTGAAATAAGAATTGTAGATGGTGGATTAGGTATGTCTGAGTCAGAAATTAAGGATCTCGGCACACCTTTTTATTCACTAAAAACGAAGGGTACAGGATTAGGGTTGATGATTTGTTTTAATATTGTTGAAAAGTATAATGGAACGATTGAGTTTAATAGTGTTAAGGGCAACGGAACAACTGTTATCATTCGTTTTCCTTTCGTTCGTATAAAATAA
- a CDS encoding DUF5634 family protein, producing MEYTNRDDVVRELQQSFQPLMTKYGIEDIGVFEEQGQKDIYHMGYTIRKEGKTYMIHTPYLMKEEGQLAPGKDLWTVETDEANTDDVSGFDNLDDALQSI from the coding sequence ATGGAATATACTAATCGCGATGATGTAGTAAGAGAGTTACAACAATCTTTTCAGCCTCTTATGACTAAATATGGGATAGAGGATATTGGTGTGTTTGAAGAGCAAGGACAGAAAGATATTTACCATATGGGATATACCATTCGAAAAGAAGGAAAAACATATATGATACATACTCCGTATCTTATGAAAGAAGAAGGGCAATTAGCTCCTGGTAAAGATCTCTGGACTGTTGAAACAGATGAAGCAAACACTGATGATGTTAGTGGGTTTGATAATTTAGATGATGCCTTACAATCAATTTAG
- a CDS encoding SDR family NAD(P)-dependent oxidoreductase — MKKALVLGASGGMGSAITFELISRGVKVIAFARNIKKLQALYEGNNLVEIRKGDVFNYSQLKDAAKDVEYIYHSVNLPYQEWATKQEPMINNILQVSENVGAKLAVVDNIYSYAESTGEKATEQYAKNPQTKKGKIRLQIEKMVMDSKVQAFIAHFPDFYGPYAESTVLHYFLQSIIDNKKAMFVGNKKVPREYIYTPDGAKAMVELSLNEKAYGQCWNIPGTGVITGEEIIKIIQEIAGYSKKVSTITKNMVRFIGIFDPSMREYVEMYDLTQKPLILNGEKLECLIGPIQKTSYKEGLERTLNNMKEKI, encoded by the coding sequence ATGAAAAAAGCGTTAGTACTTGGTGCATCTGGTGGTATGGGGAGTGCTATTACATTTGAGTTAATTTCTCGGGGAGTTAAAGTAATTGCTTTTGCTCGGAATATTAAAAAGTTACAAGCATTATATGAGGGAAACAACCTTGTAGAAATCCGAAAGGGAGATGTTTTTAACTATTCTCAATTAAAAGATGCAGCAAAGGATGTAGAGTATATTTATCATTCAGTAAATTTACCTTATCAGGAATGGGCGACAAAACAAGAACCGATGATAAACAATATTTTACAAGTGTCAGAGAATGTTGGGGCTAAACTTGCAGTTGTTGACAATATTTACTCTTATGCTGAAAGTACAGGGGAAAAAGCAACAGAGCAATATGCGAAAAATCCACAAACGAAAAAAGGGAAAATTCGTTTGCAAATTGAAAAGATGGTAATGGACTCAAAGGTTCAAGCATTTATTGCACACTTTCCTGATTTTTATGGACCATATGCTGAAAGTACAGTTCTCCACTATTTCCTTCAGTCAATAATCGATAATAAAAAGGCAATGTTTGTTGGGAACAAAAAAGTACCAAGAGAGTATATTTATACGCCTGATGGAGCGAAAGCAATGGTAGAGCTTTCTTTAAATGAAAAAGCTTATGGACAATGCTGGAATATTCCTGGTACAGGGGTGATAACAGGTGAAGAAATCATTAAAATCATACAGGAAATAGCAGGCTATTCAAAAAAGGTATCAACAATAACCAAAAATATGGTGCGTTTTATCGGGATTTTTGACCCCAGCATGAGGGAGTATGTAGAGATGTATGATTTGACTCAAAAGCCGTTAATTTTAAATGGAGAAAAATTAGAATGTTTAATTGGACCTATTCAAAAAACCTCTTATAAAGAGGGTTTAGAAAGAACATTGAATAACATGAAGGAAAAAATCTAA